Proteins encoded in a region of the Panicum hallii strain FIL2 chromosome 3, PHallii_v3.1, whole genome shotgun sequence genome:
- the LOC112887168 gene encoding uncharacterized protein LOC112887168: MGGGGGVVPPLTASWRAVAAAALALWLVPVVLALALLWLPLLCCAVAAVRFRRVRKSRGSGGRGGSWREEITVDDAGDQARLLHRYLRDQMELVVAGAGAGDLLEELPVQ, translated from the coding sequence atgggcggcggcggcggcgtggtgccGCCGCTGACGGCGTCGTGGCGGgcggtggccgcggcggcgctggcgctgtGGCTGGTCCCGGTGGTCCTGGCGCTGGCGCTCCTCTGGCTGCCGTTGCTCTGctgcgccgtcgccgccgtccgcTTCCGGCGGGTCCGGAAGTCgcgtggcagcggcgggcgagGGGGGTCGTGGcgggaggagatcacggtcgaTGACGCCGGCGATCAGGCGCGGCTGCTGCACCGGTACCTCCGCGACCAGATGGAGCTCGTCGTCgccggggccggcgcgggggacCTGCTGGAGGAGCTCCCTGTTCAGTAG
- the LOC112884443 gene encoding uncharacterized protein LOC112884443: protein MRYTDIPVLPSNARPGDTMEVFFVKVTQISGDFQWPLDVHGFVAVRDSLDNKRNYLFRRGRYNCQTLTSQLRHDSLLELTGPSRAILLWDEPVFEIDLKVKYKGSSSSEDDKILCLDFFGYNNICYKGSLSYTRTEVVSSKHSTVEVRFAHLKRSVEATIMARISKGSGNFSARLTACNTSIGEDVVLLDTRGQGVSVGKDGEVTLQRRVVVVEEKAQLVLGIKAEQLGDTAESSTMVEKKFGFYAKSSLRNEGYFHIGSSSLHILVAWSLLP from the exons ATGCGCTACACAGACATACCGGTACTGCCATCAAATGCTAGACCTGGTGATACTATGGAGGTCTTCTTCGTCAAGGTGACTCAGATCAGCGGCGACTTCCAATGGCCCCTAGATGTCCACGGCTTTGTCGCTGTTCGTGATTCCCTAGACAATAAGCGCAACTACCTCTTCCGTCGAGGCAGATATAATTGCCAGACCCTCACCTCTCAGCTCAGGCAT GATTCTCTTTTGGAACTTACAGGTCCTAGCCGTGCCATCCTGCTGTGGGATGAGCCTGTTTTTGAGATTGACCTGAAAGTGAAGTACAAAGGGAGTTCATCATCTGAAGACGACAAGATTTTATGCTTGGATTTCTTTGGGTACAATAACATTTGTTACAAAGGCAGTCTCAGTTACACCAGAACTGAGGTGGTTTCAAGCAAGCATAGCACAGTGGAGGTCAGGTTTGCTCATCTCAAACGTTCCGTGGAGGCAACCATCATGGCCCGCATCAGCAAGGGATCAGGCAACTTCAGTGCACGCCTCACTGCCTGCAACACGAGCATTGGTGAGGACGTGGTGCTGCTGGACACCCGAGGCCAGGGGGTGTCTGTCGGCAAGGATGGGGAGGTTACACTGCAGCGCCGTGTCGTCGTCGTGGAGGAGAAGGCTCAACTGGTCCTtgggatcaaggctgaacagcTAGGTGACACTGCTGAGAGTAGCACCATGGTTGAGAAGAAGTTTGGTTTTTATGCCAAGTCATCACTGAGAAATGAAGGTTATTTTCACATTGGATCCTCGAGCTTGCATATTCTGGTCGCATGGTCACTTCTTCCTTAG
- the LOC112883876 gene encoding O-fucosyltransferase 9-like, producing the protein MSLAASMRKPAAWRRAGPRGGGLRRRGAVVLLLALAYAAGMLMFLLAGRLSGGGSGVEVTGSSSPLQRGRRRHADAQPPPQPGSVYRSHLVFERLWPAMRDDATLAASASSLASSASWRRSMLMTSQYQNSGEPWMPCVNSRLTRSELPPSNGYLMIEANGGLNQQRLSICDAVAVASLLNATLVIPTFHLNSVWRDSSKFGDIFDEDHFIETLREHVRVVKKLPEDVLMRFNHNISSIPNMRTKAYSSPKHYVQKVLPKLLELGVVRIAPFSNRLSQSVPSNIQALRCLVNYHALRFSESIRTLADDLVGRLMKKSSLTGGKYVSVHLRFEEDMVAFSCCTYDGGLKEKTEMDNARERSWRGKFRRHGRVINPEANRRDGKCPLTPLEVGMMLRGMGFDNTTSLYVASGKIYHSEKYMTPLRQMFPLLATKDSLALPEELAQFKGHSSRLAALDYTVCVQSEVFVTTQGGNFPHFLMGHRRYLFGGNAKTIKPDKRKLVLSFDDPNIRWDRFKQNMQEILQHSDVRSVAFRKPNDSIYTFPMPDCMCQQDGLR; encoded by the exons ATGTCCCTCGCGGCCTCAATGCGCAAGCCCGCCGCGTGGCGCCGCGCGggcccccgcggcggcggcttgcGGAGGCGCGGCGCGGTCGTCCTGCTGCTCGCGCTCGCCTACGCCGCGGGGATGCTCATGTTCCTGCTAGCCGGGAGGCTATCCGGCGGGGGCTCGGGCGTCGAGGTGACCGGCTCCTCCTCCCCGCTCCAGCGGGGGCGGCGCCGCCACGCGGACGCGCAGCCCCCGCCGCAGCCGGGGTCCGTCTACCGCAGCCACCTCGTCTTCGAGCGGCTCTGGCCCGCCATGCGCGACGACGCCACGCTCGCCGCGTCCGCCTCCTCGCTCGCCTCCTCGGCCTCCTGGCGCCGCAGCATG TTAATGACATCACAATATCAAAATTCTGGGGAGCCATGGATGCCCTGTGTCAATAGCAGGCTGACTCGATCAG AGTTGCCGCCCTCAAATGGCTATCTCATGATCGAAGCAAATGGTGGTCTGAATCAACAACGACTTTCT ATCTGTGATGCTGTTGCTGTGGCCAGCTTGCTTAATGCAACTCTTGTGATCCCAACATTTCATCTGAATAGCGTTTGGCGTGATTCTAG CAAATTTGGTGATATATTTGACGAAGATCATTTCATCGAGACACTCAGAGAACATGTAAGAGTTGTGAAGAAACTTCCTGAGGATGTTTTGATGCGCTTCAATCATAATATCAGCAGCATACCAAACATGAGAACTAAAGCCTACTCTTCACCAAAGCACTATGTGCAAAAGGTGCTTCCAAAACTGCTGGAGTTAGG GGTTGTGCGCATAGCCCCATTCTCAAATAGATTATCCCAGTCAGTTCCATCAAACATCCAGGCCTTGAGGTGTTTGGTAAACTACCATGCACTGAGATTTTCTGAATCCATAAGAACTCTAGCTGACGATTTGGTTGGCCGATTGATGAAAAAGAGTTCTTTGACTGGTGGGAAGTATGTTTCGGTGCATCTTCGCTTTGAAGAG GATATGGTAGCCTTTTCATGCTGTACATATGATGGTGGCTTGAAGGAGAAAACTGAAATGGACAATGCCCGTGAAAGGAGCTGGAGAGGGAAGTTTCGTCGACATGGTCGAGTGATAAATCCAGAGGCAAACAGAAGGGATGGAAAATGTCCTCTTACTCCTCTAGAG GTTGGTATGATGCTACGGGGCATGGGATTCGATAATACCACCTCCCTCTACGTTGCTTCTGGTAAAATATACCATTCTGAAAAATACATGACTCCACTTCGACAGATGTTCCCCCTTTTAGCTACAAAGGATTCTCTTGCTTTGCCTGAAGAGCTTGCTCAGTTCAAG ggacactcaTCTAGGCTAGCAGCATTAGATTACACTGTCTGCGTGCAGAGCGAAGTGTTTGTGACAACTCAAGGAGGAAACTTCCCTCACTTTCTGATGGGGCACAGGCGTTACCTGTTTGGAGGGAATGCAAAGACAATAAAACCAGATAAACGGAAGCTGGTTTTATCTTTTGATGATCCCAATATCAG ATGGGATCGATTTAAGCAGAACATGCAGGAAATACTGCAGCACAGTGACGTAAGGAGCGTTGCATTCAGGAAACCTAACGATTCCATATACACCTTCCCGATGCCTGATTGCATGTGCCAGCAAGATGGACTGAGATAG